A single region of the Pseudomonas mandelii genome encodes:
- a CDS encoding 3'-5' exonuclease: MHPDELYVSVDVETSGPIPGEYSLLSIGACLVAQPVTSIYLELRPDSPKHDPEALAVSGLSLEKLEREGLAPQQAMLTFDQWLKSSCQPGQKVIFVGLNAPFDWSFVNYYFHKYLETNPFGFTAIDMKAYFMGAVGCSWQETKSSKMTAALKPLSEPNHNALDDARFQAELFALMLAGKGKR, translated from the coding sequence ATGCACCCTGATGAGCTTTATGTTTCCGTCGACGTCGAGACTTCTGGGCCTATACCAGGCGAATACAGTCTGCTTTCCATTGGAGCCTGTCTTGTAGCCCAACCTGTAACGTCCATCTATCTTGAACTACGACCTGACAGTCCAAAACACGACCCGGAAGCACTGGCAGTATCGGGGCTGAGTCTGGAGAAGCTGGAGCGCGAGGGCCTCGCTCCGCAACAGGCGATGCTGACATTTGATCAATGGCTGAAATCGTCCTGCCAACCGGGGCAAAAGGTCATTTTCGTAGGACTCAATGCACCGTTTGACTGGTCATTCGTCAATTACTACTTCCACAAATACCTGGAAACCAACCCCTTTGGTTTTACCGCTATCGACATGAAGGCCTACTTTATGGGCGCTGTAGGTTGCAGCTGGCAGGAAACAAAATCATCCAAAATGACCGCTGCGCTGAAGCCACTCAGCGAACCGAACCATAACGCATTGGATGATGCCCGCTTTCAGGCAGAGCTCTTCGCACTAATGCTAGCGGGTAAAGGTAAACGCTGA
- a CDS encoding antitoxin Xre/MbcA/ParS toxin-binding domain-containing protein — MSETERWIVKCQKTEDGTGDIIIDLPQELLDQMRLGVGDDLELTVVNGTLVLTPVCNATSVRPMFAGVLRQDVYHAYRMRLETLLHISVNASDLDIHDMIVAGFSVSLIKMLCDDGTLSDEERDRIIQPKTLKTKLSANQLLTLHESDRLFRFAHITAMAEVIFGDKGKAKQWLSKPKARFLGESPSAMVTTTFGTHLVEEMLIQVSEGMSF; from the coding sequence ATGAGTGAAACTGAGCGCTGGATAGTAAAATGCCAGAAAACTGAGGACGGTACTGGCGACATCATCATTGATCTGCCTCAAGAGTTGCTTGACCAAATGAGGTTAGGTGTTGGGGACGACCTGGAGCTAACGGTAGTGAATGGCACATTAGTCCTGACGCCCGTGTGCAACGCAACATCAGTGCGGCCCATGTTTGCTGGCGTCCTGCGTCAGGATGTCTATCATGCTTACCGCATGCGTCTGGAGACGCTTCTTCATATCTCTGTCAATGCTTCGGATCTGGACATTCACGACATGATAGTAGCTGGCTTCTCGGTCAGCCTGATCAAAATGCTTTGTGATGATGGAACCCTCAGCGACGAAGAACGCGACAGAATCATTCAACCCAAAACGCTCAAAACAAAACTGTCAGCCAATCAGCTTTTAACGTTGCATGAGAGCGATCGCCTGTTCCGGTTTGCACATATTACCGCCATGGCCGAGGTGATCTTCGGTGACAAAGGGAAGGCCAAACAATGGCTTTCCAAACCCAAAGCCCGTTTTTTGGGAGAAAGCCCATCGGCGATGGTCACTACAACCTTTGGCACACATCTAGTCGAAGAAATGCTGATTCAAGTGTCTGAGGGCATGTCATTTTGA
- a CDS encoding DUF6957 family protein, with translation MNLADFVSVLSAGEKIDGCQLTTSDAVALASLHFPSHAYCLVADWAILDLDIPTRQRKAITDRQLIPALVYALTVIQDSKGRFPPGDWVRTTLGVSFTHDCLFRTKNTVYVLMGTGRRLHTDLDIALSLC, from the coding sequence ATGAATCTGGCAGATTTTGTCTCAGTGCTTTCTGCGGGTGAGAAAATAGATGGGTGCCAACTCACCACCTCAGATGCTGTGGCCCTCGCCAGTCTGCATTTTCCTTCCCATGCCTATTGTCTTGTTGCTGATTGGGCAATATTGGATCTCGACATTCCAACACGTCAGCGAAAAGCCATTACGGATAGACAGCTAATTCCTGCTCTCGTTTACGCTTTGACCGTTATCCAAGACAGTAAAGGTCGCTTCCCGCCTGGTGATTGGGTCCGAACAACGCTGGGTGTTTCCTTCACCCATGACTGCTTATTTCGAACAAAAAACACAGTTTATGTGCTGATGGGGACTGGTCGAAGGTTGCACACGGATTTAGACATCGCACTGAGCCTGTGCTGA
- a CDS encoding LysR family transcriptional regulator codes for MDRFQEMQVFAAVAQDQGFSAAARRLGMSAASVTRAVAALETRIGTQLLTRTTRSVHLSEAGQRYLEDCRRILTEVQEAEDSAAGSHAQPRGQLTITAPVLFGELFVTPVMVDYLAQFPEVSINALLLDRVVSVVEEGIDVAVRIGDLPDSNQHAIRVGEVRRVICGSPALIAAHGRPSHPQDLVQAPIIATSATGQLRNWPFLENGDPLTVRTEARLVVTANQAAITAACLGLGFTRVLSYQVARKVAAGELQIVLAEFELAPLPIHVIYQGGRKAPARVRSFVDFTVNALREHPALKNEALLL; via the coding sequence ATGGACAGATTCCAGGAAATGCAGGTCTTCGCCGCCGTCGCCCAGGACCAGGGCTTCTCTGCGGCGGCGCGTCGGTTGGGGATGTCGGCGGCCAGTGTCACACGGGCGGTGGCGGCGCTGGAGACGCGCATTGGCACGCAGTTGCTCACCCGTACCACCCGCAGCGTGCATTTGAGCGAGGCGGGGCAGCGTTATCTGGAGGATTGTCGGAGGATTCTCACCGAGGTGCAGGAAGCGGAGGATTCGGCGGCGGGCAGTCACGCACAACCCCGTGGGCAATTGACGATTACCGCGCCGGTATTGTTCGGAGAGTTATTTGTCACGCCAGTGATGGTTGATTATCTGGCGCAGTTTCCTGAGGTCAGTATCAATGCGCTGTTGCTTGATCGTGTGGTCAGTGTTGTCGAAGAGGGAATCGATGTGGCGGTGCGCATCGGCGATTTGCCTGACAGTAATCAGCATGCGATTCGTGTCGGCGAAGTGCGGCGGGTGATTTGTGGTTCGCCAGCGCTGATCGCAGCGCATGGCCGGCCTTCTCATCCGCAGGATCTGGTGCAGGCGCCGATCATTGCGACATCGGCCACGGGCCAGTTACGTAACTGGCCATTCCTTGAAAATGGCGATCCGCTGACGGTGCGCACGGAGGCTCGGCTGGTGGTCACCGCCAATCAGGCGGCCATCACGGCCGCCTGCCTGGGCCTGGGATTCACCCGTGTGTTGTCTTATCAAGTCGCGAGAAAAGTCGCGGCGGGTGAGTTGCAAATCGTCCTGGCTGAATTCGAACTGGCGCCGTTGCCGATTCATGTGATTTATCAGGGCGGGCGCAAGGCGCCAGCGCGAGTACGCAGTTTTGTCGACTTCACGGTGAATGCCCTGCGCGAGCATCCCGCTTTGAAGAACGAGGCATTATTGCTCTAG
- a CDS encoding glutathione S-transferase family protein: MQAIKLYNFPRSGHAHRVELMLSLLQLPTELIFVDLAKGAHKQPDYLALNRFGQVPVIDDQGVVLADSNAILVYLAQKYGNGRWLPTDPVGAAKVQRWLSVAAGPIAFGPARARLITVFGAPYNPEEVIAYAHTVLKVIDQELAATPYLVGNEPTIADVAAYSYIAHAPEGNVSLDDYANIRAWLARVEALPGFVGMPRTVAGLQKTA; this comes from the coding sequence ATGCAAGCCATCAAACTCTACAACTTCCCACGCTCTGGCCATGCTCATCGTGTGGAGCTGATGCTGTCCCTGCTGCAACTGCCAACTGAACTGATCTTTGTCGATCTGGCCAAGGGCGCACACAAGCAGCCGGATTACCTGGCGCTCAATCGCTTTGGTCAGGTACCGGTGATTGATGATCAAGGCGTGGTGCTGGCCGACTCCAACGCGATCCTGGTCTATCTGGCGCAGAAATATGGCAACGGTCGTTGGCTGCCCACCGATCCCGTCGGTGCGGCCAAGGTGCAGCGCTGGTTATCGGTCGCCGCCGGGCCGATTGCCTTTGGCCCGGCAAGAGCAAGGCTGATCACCGTGTTTGGTGCGCCTTACAACCCTGAAGAGGTGATCGCTTACGCCCACACCGTGCTCAAAGTGATCGATCAGGAACTGGCCGCCACCCCATACCTTGTCGGCAATGAGCCGACCATCGCCGACGTCGCGGCCTACAGCTACATCGCCCATGCGCCGGAAGGCAATGTGTCGCTGGACGACTACGCCAACATCCGCGCCTGGCTGGCGCGCGTCGAAGCCTTGCCAGGGTTTGTCGGCATGCCGCGCACCGTCGCCGGCCTGCAAAAAACAGCCTGA
- a CDS encoding 2Fe-2S iron-sulfur cluster-binding protein, producing MDRSPWHAGEKQLQAHVGVAERMDTLGRRVIRGEMPDQHRQFYQQLPFMLYGAVDADGNPWASVLEGPPGFAHSPAPALLQFDSLPGSDDPAQLQDGAAIGLLGIELHTRRRNRMNGRVGAVTSSGFGVTVDQSFGNCPQYIQLRQFRSVPLADPSTRVAQHLNALDDAAQAMIAGADTFFVASYVDVDGQRSVDVSHRGGQAGFVQVEGNRLTIPDFAGNLFFNTLGNLLINPRAGLLFIDFNTGDLLHLSGRADVILEGPQVEAFQGAERLWTFEVERVVRRPAALALRWRFDGVSPTSLLTGTWAQANARLQAKALGDHWRPLRVARIEQESHNIRSIYLEPADDAGLPVFQAGQHLPLRFNIAGDVHIRTYSLSSAPSDDFFRISVKREGLVSSHLHEQIRVGDVLEARAPQGHFTVASHERRPLVLLAAGVGITPLLSMVREVVYQGLRTRRIRPTWFFQSSRTLADQPFRPELDRLLDGLGDAVRVRRLLSQPEAEAREGEDFDLTGRIDGDLLKTMLEAEDYDQVDFVLCGPGSFTQGLYDTLRELDIRDSRIHAETFGPSTLRRTPDPDAVVIEQPPAATVSVPVVFERSAKEVRWQPDGGSLLELAESRGLRPEFSCRGGSCGTCKTRLISGAVNYPQPPAEVPDAGEVLICCAVPAQGSQPLVLDL from the coding sequence ATGGACCGTTCACCTTGGCACGCTGGCGAGAAACAGTTGCAGGCTCACGTAGGTGTAGCCGAGCGAATGGACACATTAGGTCGTAGGGTGATTCGCGGCGAGATGCCCGATCAGCACCGCCAGTTCTATCAGCAACTGCCGTTCATGCTGTACGGCGCGGTGGATGCTGACGGTAACCCTTGGGCCAGTGTTCTTGAAGGGCCGCCGGGTTTTGCTCATTCTCCAGCGCCTGCGCTGTTGCAGTTCGACAGCCTGCCCGGCAGCGACGACCCCGCGCAATTGCAAGACGGCGCGGCGATCGGCCTGCTCGGTATCGAGCTGCACACCCGGCGTCGCAACCGTATGAATGGCCGGGTCGGTGCTGTGACTTCGAGCGGCTTCGGGGTGACGGTGGACCAATCGTTCGGCAATTGCCCGCAATACATTCAATTGCGCCAGTTTCGCTCGGTGCCCCTGGCGGACCCGTCGACCCGTGTCGCGCAGCATCTCAACGCGCTGGATGACGCGGCCCAAGCCATGATCGCCGGGGCCGATACCTTCTTTGTCGCCAGTTATGTGGACGTCGACGGCCAACGCTCGGTGGATGTTTCTCATCGCGGTGGTCAGGCCGGTTTCGTACAGGTGGAAGGTAATCGCCTGACCATCCCGGACTTCGCCGGCAACCTGTTCTTCAACACCTTGGGCAACCTGCTGATCAATCCTCGGGCCGGTTTGCTGTTCATCGATTTCAATACGGGCGATCTGCTGCACCTCAGCGGCCGCGCGGACGTCATCCTCGAAGGCCCGCAGGTCGAGGCTTTTCAGGGGGCCGAGCGGCTCTGGACCTTTGAGGTAGAGCGCGTTGTGCGCCGGCCTGCGGCGCTGGCCTTGCGCTGGCGCTTTGACGGCGTGTCGCCCACCAGTTTGCTGACAGGCACCTGGGCGCAGGCAAATGCACGCCTGCAAGCCAAGGCCCTGGGCGATCACTGGCGGCCGTTGCGGGTGGCGCGCATCGAACAGGAAAGCCACAACATCCGTTCGATCTATCTGGAGCCCGCTGATGACGCCGGGTTGCCGGTGTTCCAGGCCGGGCAGCATTTGCCGCTGCGCTTCAATATTGCCGGCGATGTGCACATCCGCACGTACAGCCTGTCGAGCGCGCCGTCCGATGATTTTTTCCGCATCAGCGTGAAGCGTGAAGGCCTCGTGTCGTCGCACCTGCATGAGCAGATCCGGGTCGGTGATGTGCTGGAAGCCCGCGCGCCCCAAGGGCATTTCACCGTGGCGTCCCATGAGCGTCGGCCGCTGGTGCTGTTGGCGGCTGGCGTCGGCATCACGCCGCTGCTGTCGATGGTGCGCGAGGTGGTGTATCAAGGCCTGCGCACGCGGCGTATTCGTCCGACCTGGTTTTTCCAGAGTTCGCGGACCCTGGCCGATCAGCCGTTTCGCCCGGAACTGGACCGTTTGCTGGATGGCCTCGGTGACGCGGTGCGCGTGCGGCGGTTGCTCAGTCAGCCTGAGGCGGAGGCTCGCGAGGGTGAAGATTTCGACCTGACCGGGCGGATTGACGGCGACTTGCTCAAGACGATGCTTGAGGCGGAGGACTACGACCAAGTGGACTTTGTCCTCTGCGGCCCGGGCAGTTTTACCCAGGGGCTGTACGACACGCTGCGGGAACTGGACATTCGCGATTCGAGGATTCATGCCGAAACCTTTGGCCCGTCGACACTGCGTCGCACGCCAGACCCGGATGCGGTGGTCATCGAACAACCACCGGCCGCCACGGTTTCAGTGCCCGTTGTGTTCGAGCGCTCGGCCAAAGAAGTGCGCTGGCAGCCGGATGGCGGCAGTTTGCTGGAGTTGGCGGAAAGCCGCGGATTGCGCCCGGAATTCAGTTGCCGTGGGGGTTCCTGCGGGACCTGCAAGACGCGTCTGATCAGTGGCGCGGTGAATTATCCACAGCCTCCGGCGGAAGTGCCCGATGCGGGAGAGGTGTTGATTTGTTGCGCGGTGCCGGCGCAGGGGTCGCAGCCATTGGTGCTGGACTTGTGA
- a CDS encoding DUF6124 family protein, giving the protein MIKETPNPPETDDVSPYESIDSKKLNEAAERALDHYLNPSALKSPATRKPSTMFMIAPDIKDEDLLAHTCESLAQANVMASDFAGYLEGPHRHTAMAIQQIVMLAELAVNRMLDNVAVNPAPHR; this is encoded by the coding sequence ATGATTAAAGAAACACCAAATCCCCCGGAAACCGACGACGTTTCCCCCTACGAATCCATCGATTCCAAAAAGCTCAACGAAGCCGCCGAGCGGGCGCTGGATCACTACCTCAACCCCTCCGCCCTCAAATCCCCCGCGACCCGCAAGCCCAGCACGATGTTCATGATCGCGCCGGACATCAAAGACGAAGACCTGCTGGCCCACACCTGTGAATCCTTGGCCCAGGCCAATGTGATGGCGAGTGATTTTGCGGGGTACCTGGAAGGACCGCACCGGCACACGGCGATGGCGATTCAGCAGATCGTCATGCTCGCGGAGCTGGCGGTGAACCGGATGCTGGATAACGTTGCCGTAAACCCCGCGCCACACCGCTAA
- a CDS encoding glycosyltransferase family 4 protein yields the protein MRVLHFYKTYLPDSMGGIEQVIFQLCESGARHSVDSTVLTLSNNPAPGAIQIRHHQVHQARMDFQMASTGFSYSVFKQFRELAAEADVVNYHFPWPFMDLVHFFSATKKPCVVSYHSDIIRQRHLLKLYRPLMRRFLDSADRIVAASPNYFHTSDVLQDYREKTRVITYGLDKSGYPQPDAARTERWRKQVGDRFFLFVGVMRYYKGLHILLDAMQGLNYPVVIVGAGPLEAELHAQAKALGLQNLHFLGRLGDEDKVALLELSYAVVFPSHLRSEAFGISLLEGAMYGKPMISSEIGTGTSYINIHNETGLVVPPSNPQAFREAMRTLWEDPVRAAAMGVKAEARYRQLFTADEMGRKWTALYEELLEEKSLSYA from the coding sequence ATGCGCGTACTGCACTTTTACAAGACCTACCTGCCGGACTCGATGGGTGGCATCGAACAAGTCATTTTTCAACTCTGCGAAAGCGGTGCGCGCCACTCGGTCGACAGTACGGTACTGACGTTGAGCAACAACCCGGCACCTGGCGCGATACAGATCCGTCATCATCAGGTTCATCAGGCCCGGATGGATTTTCAGATGGCCTCCACCGGTTTTTCCTATAGCGTCTTCAAGCAATTTCGTGAGCTGGCGGCTGAGGCGGACGTGGTCAATTACCACTTCCCCTGGCCCTTCATGGACCTGGTGCATTTTTTCAGCGCCACTAAAAAACCCTGCGTGGTGAGTTACCACTCGGACATCATTCGCCAGCGCCATTTGCTCAAGCTCTACCGTCCATTGATGCGTCGTTTTCTGGACAGCGCCGACCGAATCGTCGCAGCCTCCCCCAACTACTTTCACACCAGCGATGTGCTTCAGGACTACCGCGAGAAAACCCGCGTCATCACCTACGGGCTGGACAAGTCAGGTTATCCACAGCCTGACGCTGCACGTACTGAACGCTGGCGCAAACAAGTCGGCGACCGGTTCTTCCTGTTCGTCGGCGTGATGCGCTACTACAAGGGCCTGCATATTCTGCTCGACGCGATGCAAGGGCTGAATTATCCGGTGGTGATCGTCGGGGCCGGACCGCTGGAGGCCGAACTGCATGCCCAAGCGAAGGCATTGGGGTTACAGAATCTGCACTTTCTGGGGCGGTTGGGTGACGAGGACAAAGTTGCTTTGCTGGAGCTGAGTTACGCAGTGGTGTTTCCGTCGCACCTACGCTCGGAAGCGTTCGGCATCTCGCTGCTCGAAGGCGCGATGTACGGCAAGCCGATGATCTCCAGTGAAATCGGCACTGGCACCAGCTACATCAACATCCACAACGAAACCGGGCTGGTGGTGCCGCCGAGTAATCCACAGGCGTTCCGAGAAGCAATGCGCACGTTGTGGGAAGACCCGGTGCGTGCGGCAGCAATGGGCGTGAAGGCTGAGGCGCGTTATCGGCAGTTATTCACCGCCGATGAAATGGGCCGCAAGTGGACGGCGTTGTATGAAGAACTGCTGGAAGAGAAATCCCTGTCCTACGCCTGA
- a CDS encoding glycosyltransferase family 4 protein: MRIALNARILQAPRTGIGHYVAELANALADEPDVELALFHGWGWSSDLPEAAMPGYSRLTPLLRQIPGAYQARRWLEQKRFDQGRSKTIDLYHEPSLWPLSFDGPTVITLHDLTHLHYPDTQPPSRLREIERRLADGVQRASLILTDSQYIADEAQAYFALPAERFVVAPLGVAARFHPREPEAINAVLKTHGVEAREYFLCVGTLEPRKNLTLALRAHALLPAAVRQGFPLLIAGMAGWQGEQFSDELRAALATGDVCLLGYLPDEALAQLLAGARALIFPSLYEGFGLPVLEAMASGTPVILTQHSAMPEVAGDAGNYIAPDDPDTLRDAMIRLIDDPLHWQVCREAGLQQAKLFSWERCAKATARAYRQAMGD, translated from the coding sequence ATGCGAATTGCCCTTAACGCCCGGATCCTTCAAGCCCCGCGCACCGGCATCGGCCATTACGTCGCCGAACTGGCGAACGCGCTTGCTGATGAGCCCGATGTCGAACTCGCACTGTTCCACGGTTGGGGCTGGAGTTCGGACTTGCCAGAAGCCGCCATGCCCGGCTATTCGCGACTGACGCCGTTGCTGCGACAAATTCCGGGGGCTTATCAAGCCCGGCGCTGGCTGGAGCAGAAACGCTTCGATCAAGGGCGCTCGAAAACCATCGACCTCTATCACGAACCGAGCCTGTGGCCGCTGTCGTTCGACGGCCCGACAGTAATCACCCTGCATGACCTGACGCACCTGCACTACCCCGACACGCAACCCCCCTCGCGCCTGCGGGAAATCGAGCGGCGCCTGGCCGACGGCGTGCAGCGAGCGAGTCTGATTCTTACCGACTCGCAGTACATTGCCGACGAAGCCCAGGCGTATTTCGCACTGCCGGCCGAGCGTTTTGTCGTCGCACCGCTGGGCGTGGCCGCACGTTTCCACCCACGGGAGCCTGAAGCCATTAACGCGGTGCTCAAGACTCACGGCGTCGAGGCGCGGGAATACTTCCTGTGTGTTGGCACCCTCGAGCCGCGCAAGAACCTCACGCTGGCCCTGCGCGCCCATGCCCTATTACCGGCAGCCGTGCGCCAGGGTTTTCCCTTGCTGATCGCCGGCATGGCCGGTTGGCAAGGCGAACAATTCAGTGATGAATTGCGCGCAGCCCTGGCCACCGGGGATGTGTGCCTGCTCGGGTATCTGCCCGATGAAGCACTGGCACAGCTGCTGGCCGGCGCCCGGGCATTGATCTTTCCCTCGTTGTACGAAGGGTTCGGCCTGCCCGTCCTGGAAGCCATGGCCAGCGGCACCCCGGTGATTCTGACCCAGCATTCGGCCATGCCGGAAGTCGCGGGCGACGCCGGCAACTACATAGCACCGGACGATCCAGACACCTTGCGCGATGCCATGATCCGACTCATCGACGACCCGCTGCATTGGCAGGTCTGTCGCGAAGCCGGTTTGCAACAAGCGAAGCTTTTTTCCTGGGAGCGTTGCGCGAAGGCCACGGCCCGCGCTTACCGCCAGGCTATGGGAGACTGA
- a CDS encoding glycosyltransferase family 4 protein, with amino-acid sequence MTRLLVECTHVFLHPKVNSGIQRVVRNVINQLPASVDGVECIPVVMLKGKLYRVLKLGALNIPFFDGLMTFGGRLERLAHRFWQLHQRLHNRSHSRVIKRLLHVAYRLTAITCFSIPLRLIDAINQYQLPKRCSPLQHQPGDQLVLLDSSWHSDFFPFAEQLKREGVGIVSVIYDLIPLTHPQFYDTRLVQIFNEWFNWITQTADGYVAISATVRDQVREELQRRLGPAKADTLWFDYFHLGSELDLSEACAAVEPRLTHVFKTPEPVFLMVSTIEPRKNHDYLLDAFERAWASGSQARLCIAGRIGWKCDALLARVRNHPQLNQRLFMFNDLSDTSLEHAYSHASALVFPSWVEGFGLPLVEAMQRGLPAMGSDIPIFREIGGEFMAYFDLAEPQSLADLVTGFERSGKFPAARSVADWQWIGWREASAQLAERTLRNLVDAPVVQERQHANCP; translated from the coding sequence ATGACGCGCCTTCTGGTGGAATGCACCCACGTGTTCCTGCACCCCAAAGTCAATTCGGGCATTCAGCGGGTGGTGCGTAACGTCATCAATCAATTGCCGGCTAGCGTCGACGGTGTTGAGTGCATTCCAGTGGTGATGCTCAAGGGCAAACTCTATCGGGTGCTCAAACTCGGTGCGTTGAACATCCCGTTTTTTGATGGGCTGATGACATTCGGTGGGCGACTGGAGCGGCTGGCTCATCGTTTCTGGCAACTGCATCAACGCTTGCACAATCGCAGTCACTCGCGAGTGATCAAGCGCCTGCTGCACGTGGCCTACCGCCTCACGGCGATCACCTGCTTCAGCATTCCTTTGCGCCTGATCGACGCCATCAACCAATATCAACTGCCCAAACGGTGCTCGCCATTGCAGCATCAGCCGGGTGATCAACTGGTGTTGCTGGATTCTTCCTGGCACAGCGATTTCTTCCCGTTTGCCGAACAGCTCAAGCGTGAAGGCGTGGGCATCGTTTCGGTGATCTACGACCTCATCCCGCTGACTCACCCACAGTTCTACGACACGCGGCTGGTGCAGATTTTCAACGAGTGGTTCAACTGGATCACCCAGACCGCCGACGGCTACGTGGCGATCTCCGCCACGGTGCGCGATCAGGTGCGCGAGGAATTGCAGCGTCGGCTGGGTCCGGCCAAAGCCGATACGTTGTGGTTCGATTATTTTCACCTCGGCTCCGAACTGGACCTGAGCGAAGCCTGCGCCGCCGTCGAGCCGAGACTGACGCACGTATTCAAAACACCGGAGCCGGTGTTTTTAATGGTCAGCACCATCGAGCCGCGTAAAAACCACGATTACCTGCTCGACGCGTTCGAACGTGCCTGGGCCTCAGGTTCGCAAGCCCGGCTGTGCATCGCCGGGCGCATCGGCTGGAAGTGCGACGCCCTGCTCGCCCGCGTGCGCAACCACCCACAGTTGAACCAACGCCTGTTCATGTTCAACGACCTGAGCGACACCAGCCTCGAACACGCCTATTCCCATGCTAGCGCGCTGGTGTTTCCGTCGTGGGTTGAAGGCTTCGGCTTGCCACTGGTGGAAGCCATGCAGCGCGGTTTGCCGGCCATGGGCAGCGACATTCCGATCTTTCGCGAAATCGGTGGCGAGTTCATGGCGTACTTTGACCTCGCCGAACCGCAAAGCCTGGCGGACCTGGTCACCGGTTTCGAACGCTCCGGGAAATTCCCGGCCGCTCGCAGCGTGGCGGACTGGCAGTGGATCGGCTGGCGTGAAGCCAGTGCGCAACTGGCTGAACGCACCCTGCGCAATCTGGTAGACGCGCCGGTCGTGCAAGAGAGGCAACATGCGAATTGCCCTTAA